A stretch of Paludisphaera borealis DNA encodes these proteins:
- a CDS encoding helix-turn-helix domain-containing protein, which produces MNLAKRIRDLRYAKGWGPDELANRAKISRTALYQIERGNTSKPQAGTLRRISRALGVPLEILLDSTPLLADSGEPEESMAMTSVHSPSAFLSAGGERSLSGERADELMEKFRLLLGSPLADGVARIVEESFRLLPIIPPPAASETSRYVSALDVEAPRRGRGRPRSPSE; this is translated from the coding sequence ATGAACCTGGCGAAGCGAATTCGCGATCTGCGTTACGCAAAGGGGTGGGGGCCCGACGAACTGGCCAATCGGGCCAAGATTTCGCGGACCGCCCTGTACCAGATCGAGCGTGGCAACACCAGCAAGCCGCAGGCGGGGACCCTTCGACGGATCTCCCGAGCCCTTGGGGTGCCGCTGGAGATCCTCTTGGATTCGACTCCCTTGCTGGCCGACAGCGGCGAGCCCGAAGAGTCGATGGCGATGACTTCGGTCCATTCGCCAAGCGCGTTCCTCTCCGCGGGGGGCGAGCGCTCGCTGTCGGGCGAGCGGGCCGACGAGCTGATGGAGAAGTTTCGACTCCTCCTGGGCTCTCCCCTGGCCGATGGGGTCGCCCGGATCGTCGAGGAGTCGTTCCGGCTCCTGCCGATCATTCCGCCCCCGGCGGCCAGCGAGACGAGTCGCTACGTCTCGGCCCTCGACGTCGAAGCCCCGAGGCGAGGTCGCGGACGCCCGCGCAGCCCGTCCGAATAA
- a CDS encoding glycosyltransferase, which translates to MQSLTRRLESARLGPRPAHPVPIALAITDLDVGGAERALVNLALRLDRRRWAPVVIGLSGDGALAEPVRTAGIPCECLGLDRRRPLRGVARLASVLRRYRPVLVQSFMFHANLAVRLASPWAGRPWVVGGLRVAEREKRWHLTLDRLTSRLASGSVCVSEGVARFSREVGGLDPDRLTVIPNGIDPAPFDAASTTSISISRASLGVPDHAFLALTVGRLDTQKGLPDLLSAAEQVASARANWRLAIVGDGPHREWLAEQLATRPRLADRVQWLGQRTDVPGLMRSADLLVHPALWEGMPNVVLEGMAAGLPVVATAVEGSEDLVAPGRTGWLVPPRDPSRLARAIIEAVDDPEHARALGREGRARVEAEFSIARAVARYEALWSGLLGYEAVAPADD; encoded by the coding sequence GTGCAAAGCCTGACCCGACGCCTGGAGTCGGCCCGCCTCGGGCCGCGGCCCGCGCATCCCGTGCCGATCGCCCTGGCGATCACCGACCTCGACGTCGGCGGTGCCGAGCGGGCGCTTGTGAACCTGGCCCTGCGGCTCGACCGCCGGCGATGGGCGCCGGTCGTGATCGGACTGAGCGGCGACGGAGCCCTGGCCGAACCGGTCCGAACCGCCGGAATCCCGTGTGAGTGCCTCGGGCTCGATCGCCGACGGCCGTTGCGAGGCGTCGCGCGGTTGGCGAGCGTCTTGCGACGCTATCGCCCCGTCCTGGTTCAGAGCTTCATGTTCCACGCCAACCTGGCGGTTCGACTGGCCTCGCCCTGGGCGGGACGACCGTGGGTCGTCGGCGGCCTGCGCGTCGCCGAGCGCGAGAAGCGCTGGCACCTCACGCTCGATCGACTTACCAGCCGACTCGCGAGCGGCTCGGTCTGCGTCTCGGAAGGCGTGGCGCGATTCAGCCGCGAGGTCGGCGGCCTCGACCCCGATCGGCTGACGGTCATCCCCAACGGGATCGACCCCGCCCCGTTCGACGCCGCCTCCACCACCTCTATATCTATATCGCGCGCGAGCCTCGGCGTCCCCGATCACGCCTTCCTGGCGCTGACGGTGGGCCGACTCGATACGCAGAAGGGGCTGCCCGATCTCTTGTCGGCCGCCGAACAGGTCGCCTCGGCCCGCGCGAACTGGCGGCTGGCGATCGTCGGCGACGGCCCCCATCGCGAATGGCTGGCCGAGCAGCTTGCGACACGGCCACGGCTCGCCGACCGCGTCCAATGGCTCGGCCAGCGGACTGACGTCCCCGGGCTGATGCGGTCGGCCGACCTTCTGGTCCACCCCGCGCTCTGGGAAGGGATGCCCAACGTCGTGCTGGAAGGCATGGCTGCCGGCCTCCCCGTGGTCGCGACCGCGGTCGAGGGCTCGGAAGACCTGGTCGCGCCCGGGCGGACCGGGTGGCTGGTCCCCCCCCGCGATCCCTCGCGGCTCGCCCGGGCGATCATCGAAGCCGTTGACGATCCGGAACACGCCCGCGCCCTGGGTCGGGAGGGCCGTGCTCGCGTCGAAGCCGAGTTTTCGATCGCCCGAGCCGTCGCCCGGTACGAAGCCCTCTGGTCGGGCCTACTCGGTTACGAAGCCGTCGCTCCCGCCGACGATTGA